The Callospermophilus lateralis isolate mCalLat2 chromosome 3, mCalLat2.hap1, whole genome shotgun sequence genome has a segment encoding these proteins:
- the LOC143394680 gene encoding olfactory receptor 11H4-like, with translation MNDSKTSTVTTFVLLGFPGCQEMQSFLFSLFFGVYVFTIMGNGTIVYAVSLDRQLHTPMYILLANFAFLEICYITSTVPNMLVNFLSETKSISSVGCFLQFYFFTSLGTTETYFLCIMAYDRYLAICRPLHYPTIMTPRLCYILISLCWVFGFLSYSVSTVQLSQLSFCGSNIIDHFMCDMDPLIALSCAPAPITEIVLYTLSSLIIILTLLYILGSYTLLLIAVLKVPSAAGRRKAFSTCGSHLTVVCLFFGALLAMYVSPTADNPAAMQKIMTLFYSVVTPFLNPLIYSLRNKEMKAALKKVLRIQ, from the coding sequence ATGAACGATTCAAAGACAAGCACTGTGACCACGTTTGTCCTCCTCGGCTTCCCTGGATGTCAGGAGATGCAGAGTTTCCTCTTTTCGCTGTTCTTTGGGGTCTATGTATTTACCATAATGGGAAATGGGACCATCGTCTACGCAGTGAGCCTGGACAGACAGCTCCATACCCCAATGTACATTCTGCTAGCGAACTTTGCTTTCCTTGAAATCTGCTACATCACTTCCACTGTGCCCAATATGTTGGTCAATTTCCTCTCAGAGACAAAATCCATCTCTTCTGTTGGCTGTTTCCTCCAGTTTTACTTTTTTACTTCCCTGGGTACAACCGAAACATACTTCCTCTGCATCATGGCATATGATCGCTACCTGGCTATTTGCCGTCCATTGCACTATCCAACCATCATGACCCCACGCCTGTGCTATATTTTGATTTCTCTGTGCTGGGTGTTCGGGTTCCTCAGTTACTCTGTCTCCACTGTGCAACTCTCTCAATTGTCTTTCTGTGGATCCAACATCATTGATCACTTTATGTGTGACATGGACCCTCTGATAGCTCTGTCTTGTGCTCCAGCTCCTATCACTGAGATTGTCCTCTATACCCTGAGCTCCCTCATTATCATCCTCACTCTTCTGTACATCCTGGGCTCCTACACTCTTTTACTGATAGCTGTGTTAAAAGTTCCATCAGCAGCTGGCCGTCGGAAAGCCTTTTCTACCTGCGGATCACATCTGACGGTGGTGTGTTTATTTTTTGGAGCCCTCCTGGCAATGTATGTGAGCCCCACAGCGGATAACCCAGCTGCAATGCAGAAGATCATGACTTTGTTTTATTCGGTGGTGACTCCCTTCTTAAACCCTCTGATTTACAGTTTACGAAACAAGGAGATGAAGGCTGCACTGAAGAAAGTCCTGAGGATACAGTAA
- the LOC143393901 gene encoding olfactory receptor 11G2 has protein sequence METFSSPSNSSTITGFILLGFPGPREKQILLFMLFSTVYLLTLMGNGSIICAVHWDQRLHTPMYILLANFSFLEIWYVTSTVPNMLANFLSDTKVISFSGCFLQFYFFFSLGSAECFFLAVMAFDRYLAICRPLRYPTIMTRHLCTNLVVSCWVLGFLWFLIPIIIISQMSFCGSRTIDHFLCDPGPLLALTCKKALLIELVFSSLSPLPLVIPFLFIMGSYILVLRAVLKVPSAAGKRKAFSTCGSHLAVVSLFYGSVLVMYGSPTSEHEAGMQKIVTLFYSVLTPFLNPVIYSLRNKDMKKALQKFLGT, from the coding sequence atggaaaccttcagctctCCCAGCAACTCCAGCACCATCACTGGCTTCATCCTCCTGGGCTTCCCTGGACCCAGGGAGAAGCAGATCCTCCTCTTCATGCTCTTCTCCACTGTCTACCTCCTGACCCTCATGGGCAATGGTTCCATCATCTGTGCCGTGCACTGGGATCAGAGactccacacccccatgtacaTCCTGCTGGCCAACTTCTCCTTCCTGGAGATCTGGTATGTCACCTCCACAGTCCCCAACATGTTGGCCAACTTCCTGTCTGACACCAAGGTCATCTCCTTCTCTGGGTGCTTCCTgcagttctatttcttcttttccttgggCTCTGCAGAATGCTTCTTCCTGGCAGTGATGGCATTTGATCGGTACCTTGCCATCTGCAGGCCCCTACGCTATCCAACCATTATGACGAGACATCTTTGCACCAATCTTGTGGTCAGCTGCTGGGTTCTTGGTTTTCTCTGGTTCTTGATTCCCATCATCATCATTTCCCAAATGTCCTTCTGTGGATCCAGGACTATTGACCACTTCCTTTGTGATCCAGGTCCTCTTCTAGCACTCACTTGCAAAAAAGCTCTTTTAATAGAACTTGTCTTCTCCTCCTTAAGTCCTCTACCTCTTGTTATCCCCTTTCTCTTCATCATGGGGTCTTATATTCTTGTCCTCAGAGCTGTATTGAAGGTCCCATCAGCAGCTGGAAAAAGAaaggccttctccacctgtgggtCTCACCTGGCTGTGGTCTCACTCTTCTATGGCTCAGTACTGGTCATGTACGGAAGCCCAACATCTGAGCATGAAGCTGGGATGCAGAAGATTGTGACTCTGTTTTATTCTGTTCTGACCCCATTCCTTAACCCTgtgatatatagtcttaggaacaaagatatgaaaaaagcTCTGCAGAAATTTCTAGGAACATAA